The Panicum hallii strain FIL2 chromosome 9, PHallii_v3.1, whole genome shotgun sequence genome has a window encoding:
- the LOC112873009 gene encoding uncharacterized protein LOC112873009 — MGLDNSKMFTPSKAPFYSIIPGNAATPIGSVPLPVTFGTKGNYRMEYIKFEVANFESSYHTILGRPALAKFMAIPHYVYLLLKMPGKIGVLTFRGDLKKSYDCDQEAIEYASITRVPEASSVVFTVVQ, encoded by the coding sequence atggggctggaCAACTCCAAGATGTTCACCCCAAGTAAGGCTCCATTCTACAGCATCATTCCAGGAAATGCGGCTACACCGATTGGTTCAGTACCACTACCAGTTACCTTTGGGACAAAGGGAAACTACCGTatggagtacatcaagttcgaggtggcgaaCTTCGAGTCCTCATACCACACCATACTCGGCAGACCTGctctggccaaattcatggccataCCCCATTATGTCTacctgcttctcaagatgccggGCAAGATAGGGGTCCTCACCTTCcgcggtgacttgaagaagtcgtacgattgTGATCAAGAGGCAATCGAGTATGCCTCGATTACACGCGTGCCAGAAGCTTCATCTGTAGTTTTCACGGTCGTGCAGTAG